In a genomic window of Sphingomonas koreensis:
- the accD gene encoding acetyl-CoA carboxylase, carboxyltransferase subunit beta — MSWLSRVRNALSFVVPNKAETPDNLWHKCKGCGQMVFTRELQENMSVCPLCDHHERIGGRARFEQLFDAGYTVLPGPRVTEDPLKFRDQKPYPARIKAARASTGEQDAFLNASGTIDGHKAVIGVQDFAFMGGSMGQAVGEAFIAGVEAAIAARAPYIVFTASGGARMQEGILSLMQMPRSTVAISMLHDAGLPYIVVLTDPTSGGVMAAYAMLGDVQIAEPKATLAFTGRRVIESTIREKLPDDFQTSEYYLDHGLIDMVVHRKELREKLSQLIGLLVGGEKAAA; from the coding sequence ATGAGCTGGCTCAGCCGCGTCCGCAACGCCCTGTCGTTCGTCGTCCCGAACAAGGCAGAGACCCCCGACAATCTCTGGCACAAATGCAAGGGCTGCGGACAGATGGTGTTCACCCGCGAGTTGCAGGAGAACATGTCCGTCTGCCCGCTCTGCGATCATCATGAGCGGATCGGCGGCAGAGCGCGGTTCGAGCAGCTGTTCGACGCAGGATACACCGTCCTGCCCGGCCCGCGCGTGACCGAAGACCCGCTCAAGTTCCGCGACCAGAAGCCCTATCCCGCCCGCATCAAGGCCGCGCGCGCCAGCACCGGCGAGCAGGACGCCTTCCTCAACGCCAGCGGCACGATCGACGGGCACAAGGCGGTGATCGGCGTTCAGGACTTCGCCTTCATGGGCGGGTCGATGGGCCAGGCCGTCGGCGAAGCGTTCATCGCCGGCGTCGAAGCCGCGATCGCCGCCAGGGCGCCGTATATCGTCTTCACCGCCTCGGGCGGCGCGCGCATGCAGGAGGGCATCCTCAGCCTGATGCAGATGCCGCGCAGCACCGTCGCCATCTCGATGCTCCACGACGCGGGTCTACCCTATATCGTCGTTCTCACCGATCCCACTTCGGGCGGCGTGATGGCGGCCTATGCCATGCTCGGCGACGTCCAGATCGCCGAGCCCAAGGCGACCCTCGCCTTCACCGGCCGCCGCGTGATCGAAAGCACGATCCGCGAAAAGCTGCCCGACGATTTCCAGACCAGCGAATATTATCTCGACCACGGCCTGATCGACATGGTCGTCCACCGCAAGGAGCTGCGCGAGAAGCTCAGCCAGCTGATCGGCCTGCTGGTGGGTGGAGAGAAGGCGGCGGCCTGA